One Curtobacterium sp. MCLR17_032 genomic window carries:
- a CDS encoding type II CAAX endopeptidase family protein yields the protein MTNTIEARSTTGTAQQERRGVPGVITRHPLLTFFTLALGLSWLAWVPYILSPHGMGVWDIHFPEVLGSAQFTGVLPGALLGPLGSAFIVTAVADGRAGLRRWVGRLFRWRVAWYWYALALVVVPALIVLSAVPFAGGDVHAPSALALSALVPGLVIQLFSTGLSEEPGWRDFALPRLQHRFGGLGAAAVLGPIWALWHMPLYLSDWGGWPNAHWSEPVVFALFTITFNVVMIQVFNKTGESLPLALLLHVGVNNTISSLFPEMYPSMTAGTLMIGLTIMSTVAAVVLLVVTRGRLGYDPARRALPIDAPIPSRATTSLVGSHDGNR from the coding sequence ATGACGAACACCATCGAAGCCCGGTCGACGACCGGCACCGCGCAGCAGGAACGCCGCGGCGTCCCGGGGGTCATCACCCGGCATCCGCTGCTGACCTTCTTCACCCTCGCCCTCGGCCTGAGCTGGCTGGCGTGGGTGCCGTACATCCTGTCGCCGCACGGCATGGGTGTGTGGGACATCCACTTCCCCGAGGTCCTGGGCAGCGCCCAGTTCACCGGGGTCCTGCCCGGCGCCCTGCTCGGCCCGCTGGGCAGCGCGTTCATCGTGACCGCGGTCGCCGACGGTCGCGCGGGCCTCCGCCGCTGGGTGGGACGCCTGTTCCGCTGGCGGGTCGCCTGGTACTGGTACGCGCTGGCGCTCGTCGTCGTCCCGGCGCTGATCGTCCTGTCCGCGGTGCCGTTCGCCGGCGGTGACGTGCACGCCCCCTCCGCCCTGGCGCTGTCGGCCCTGGTGCCCGGACTCGTCATCCAGCTGTTCTCGACCGGCCTCAGCGAGGAGCCCGGCTGGCGCGACTTCGCCCTGCCCCGACTGCAGCACCGCTTCGGTGGTCTCGGTGCCGCAGCGGTCCTCGGTCCGATCTGGGCGCTCTGGCACATGCCGCTGTACCTCAGCGACTGGGGCGGGTGGCCGAACGCGCACTGGAGCGAACCCGTCGTCTTCGCCCTCTTCACGATCACGTTCAACGTCGTGATGATCCAGGTGTTCAACAAGACCGGCGAGAGCCTGCCGCTCGCCCTGCTCCTGCACGTCGGCGTGAACAACACGATCTCGTCGCTGTTCCCCGAGATGTACCCGAGCATGACCGCCGGCACGCTGATGATCGGACTGACGATCATGTCGACCGTCGCCGCCGTGGTGCTGCTCGTCGTCACCCGCGGTCGTCTCGGCTACGACCCGGCACGTCGGGCGCTGCCGATCGACGCCCCGATCCCGTCGCGTGCCACCACGAGCCTCGTAGGATCGCACGATGGCAACCGCTGA
- a CDS encoding histidine kinase: MATAEPRPSAPGSAPGSAPASAPGVTARQRRTDVLIALGTAVVGLGLLLGLPPLDAADPDVIVKVGAYPAVASGPWLVLALALLVQSAVLLVARRAPRAVLIAVSAVPVVAVAAPTTLHGLLLLPVVVAVVLAVLRAPLARIWPTLVATAVLVVLAEGTVWYIASGAGRDGVGLGLTRSAGQGFLQAFGTVGLPVLITLVVRARREVRAARTAEATAVDREADAHIDAAVSRERAAMARELHDIAAHHLSGIALMSAVIDRQIDTDPERAHEGVRQVREQSTAVLEDLRRLVGLLRDDSPAERAVETVTGIVDLAERARFRSDVRLDVRPAAGVGDAAVAPRPLGDGVGPLAQLAAYRTVQEALANAALHAPGAPCTVTIDDRADDHLAIRVENGPATVPALGSTPAGGNGLRGMRERAELVGASLQVGPTDAGGWTVSLRLGREALPTPAPPVATTQPDPTEGPR, translated from the coding sequence ATGGCAACCGCTGAGCCGCGCCCCAGTGCGCCCGGATCGGCGCCCGGGTCGGCGCCCGCGTCCGCGCCGGGTGTGACCGCTCGCCAGCGACGCACGGACGTGCTCATCGCGCTCGGTACCGCAGTGGTCGGGCTCGGACTGCTCCTCGGCCTGCCGCCCCTCGACGCCGCCGATCCCGACGTCATCGTCAAGGTCGGTGCCTACCCCGCCGTGGCCAGCGGCCCGTGGCTCGTCCTGGCCCTCGCACTGCTCGTCCAGTCGGCGGTCCTGCTCGTCGCCCGACGCGCACCCCGCGCGGTGCTCATCGCGGTCAGCGCCGTCCCCGTCGTCGCCGTCGCCGCACCGACGACCCTGCACGGGCTCCTGCTGCTGCCGGTCGTCGTCGCCGTGGTCCTCGCCGTCCTGCGGGCTCCGCTCGCACGGATCTGGCCGACGCTCGTCGCCACTGCGGTCCTCGTCGTCCTCGCCGAGGGAACGGTCTGGTACATCGCCTCCGGCGCCGGACGTGACGGAGTGGGTCTCGGCCTGACCCGCTCGGCCGGACAGGGCTTCCTGCAGGCCTTCGGCACGGTCGGACTGCCGGTGCTCATCACCCTCGTGGTCCGGGCCCGCCGCGAGGTCCGCGCCGCCCGCACCGCCGAGGCCACCGCCGTCGACCGCGAGGCCGACGCCCACATCGACGCCGCCGTCTCCCGCGAACGCGCCGCCATGGCACGGGAGCTGCACGACATCGCCGCCCACCACCTGTCCGGCATCGCCCTGATGTCCGCCGTCATCGACCGCCAGATCGACACCGACCCCGAGCGTGCCCACGAGGGGGTCCGCCAGGTCCGGGAGCAGAGCACCGCCGTGCTCGAGGACCTGCGCCGCCTGGTCGGCCTGCTCCGCGACGACAGTCCCGCCGAGCGCGCGGTGGAGACCGTCACCGGCATCGTCGACCTGGCCGAACGGGCCCGGTTCCGCAGTGACGTCCGGCTCGACGTCCGGCCCGCAGCCGGCGTCGGAGACGCAGCGGTCGCACCCCGCCCGCTCGGCGACGGCGTCGGCCCGCTCGCCCAGCTCGCCGCCTACCGCACCGTCCAGGAGGCCCTCGCCAACGCCGCCCTGCACGCCCCGGGAGCGCCGTGCACCGTCACCATCGACGACCGCGCCGACGACCACCTCGCGATCCGCGTCGAGAACGGGCCGGCCACCGTCCCCGCACTCGGCAGCACGCCGGCCGGGGGGAACGGGCTGCGTGGCATGCGTGAGCGGGCAGAACTGGTGGGGGCGAGCCTCCAGGTCGGTCCGACGGATGCCGGCGGCTGGACGGTCAGCCTGCGTCTCGGCCGGGAGGCCCTGCCCACCCCCGCCCCGCCGGTCGCGACCACGCAGCCCGACCCCACGGAAGGCCCACGGTGA
- a CDS encoding response regulator transcription factor has protein sequence MTDTTSDGPTIRVLVADDQPLVRAGVSALLDAEPDIEVVAVAADGGQALELARSTRPDVAVLDIRMPVRNGIEVARELCRPDADPAVPALMLTTFDMDDLVFGALEAGASGFLLKDAEPDVIIGAVRQVAAGNGTLDQALTRRVLREFASRRSLQPVTGDRVDGVLTARERDVLLLLAQGMSNEEIAASLVVEVSTVKSHLARMLPKLGVRSRLQAVVWAYQNRIVTVPDGGA, from the coding sequence GTGACCGACACGACGTCCGACGGCCCGACCATCCGCGTCCTGGTCGCGGACGACCAGCCGCTCGTCCGGGCCGGCGTCTCCGCGCTCCTCGACGCGGAACCGGACATCGAGGTCGTGGCCGTCGCCGCCGACGGCGGCCAGGCCCTCGAGCTCGCCCGGAGCACCCGACCGGACGTGGCGGTCCTCGACATCCGGATGCCCGTCCGGAACGGCATCGAGGTGGCGCGCGAACTCTGCCGCCCCGACGCCGACCCGGCCGTCCCCGCGCTCATGCTCACCACGTTCGACATGGACGACCTGGTGTTCGGTGCCCTCGAGGCCGGCGCGTCCGGGTTCCTCCTCAAGGACGCCGAACCCGACGTCATCATCGGGGCGGTGCGTCAGGTCGCCGCCGGCAACGGCACCCTCGACCAGGCGCTCACCCGACGGGTCCTGCGTGAGTTCGCCTCACGCCGGAGCCTGCAACCCGTCACCGGGGACCGGGTCGACGGCGTCCTCACCGCCCGCGAACGCGACGTGCTGCTCCTGCTCGCGCAGGGGATGTCGAACGAGGAGATCGCTGCATCGCTCGTCGTCGAGGTCTCCACGGTGAAGTCACACCTGGCACGCATGCTGCCGAAACTCGGCGTCCGGTCCCGCCTGCAGGCCGTCGTCTGGGCCTACCAGAACCGGATCGTGACGGTTCCGGACGGCGGCGCGTAG
- a CDS encoding potassium transporter Kup produces MTETRASSQSSDHPSGGHDAQPGDAGPGDDATHPAKAAQRPASREARGHRGKAGLALAALGVVFGDIGTSPLYSMRTVFSVDGGIVRPVPEDVYGVISLLFWSITIVVSIKYVLVLMRVDNHGEGGVMALAALARRLHANRPGGTTVFLIIGIVGVSLFYGDSVITPAVSVLSAVEGLGTAAPSVEHLIVPIAAVILIGLFIVQRFGTAKVGASFGPVMLLWFVVIAVAGIPRIVEHPGVLQGLSPTWAIAFLFAHPFITFIAMGAVVLAITGAEALYADMGHFGRMPILRAWFFVVFPALVCNYLGQAALVLEDPTATKDPFFLLFPNWAQLPVVILATAATVIASQAVISGAFSLTRQAVQLGLLPPLTIRQTSKREGGQVYLPAVNLLLFIGVMAIMLAFRSSAALATAYGVSVTGALVVDTLLLLVVVKPLWRWATWKLVTVAVVFGGLELTFLAGNLSKVLHGGWVPLLIALAVITLMTTWHRGRQLVQIERRKREGSLAEFIGTVNADHIPRVPGIAVFPHPNKETTPLALRANVEHNGVVHQRVIIVSVLTANVPHVALEEAFRRDELGYDDDGIDHITITFGFSDDQDLPAAMRAACTAGLIDLSQEDMSKASYFISRGALRTGAGKGGMVSWRRKLFVAMAHNAADPAARFGLPLRRTVTMGSDVEV; encoded by the coding sequence GTGACCGAGACCCGCGCCTCGTCGCAGTCGTCAGACCACCCCTCGGGTGGGCACGACGCCCAGCCCGGTGACGCCGGCCCAGGCGACGACGCCACGCACCCCGCGAAGGCCGCGCAGCGCCCCGCCAGCCGGGAGGCCCGTGGGCACCGTGGCAAGGCTGGTCTCGCCCTCGCTGCGCTCGGCGTCGTGTTCGGCGACATCGGCACCAGCCCGCTCTACTCGATGCGCACGGTGTTCTCCGTCGACGGCGGCATCGTGCGGCCCGTCCCCGAGGACGTCTACGGCGTCATCTCGCTGCTCTTCTGGTCGATCACCATCGTCGTGTCGATCAAGTACGTCCTGGTGCTCATGCGCGTCGACAACCACGGTGAGGGCGGGGTGATGGCGCTCGCCGCACTCGCCCGACGCCTGCACGCCAACCGGCCCGGCGGCACGACGGTGTTCCTGATCATCGGCATCGTCGGCGTCTCGCTGTTCTACGGCGACTCCGTGATCACCCCGGCAGTGTCGGTGTTGTCTGCCGTCGAGGGCCTGGGCACCGCAGCCCCGTCGGTCGAGCACCTCATCGTGCCGATCGCGGCCGTGATCCTCATCGGGCTGTTCATCGTGCAGCGCTTCGGCACCGCCAAGGTCGGCGCCTCGTTCGGCCCGGTCATGCTGCTCTGGTTCGTCGTCATCGCGGTCGCCGGCATCCCGCGCATCGTCGAGCACCCGGGTGTCCTGCAGGGGCTGTCCCCGACCTGGGCGATCGCGTTCCTGTTCGCGCACCCGTTCATCACCTTCATCGCGATGGGCGCCGTCGTCCTCGCCATCACCGGAGCCGAGGCGCTGTACGCCGACATGGGCCACTTCGGGCGGATGCCGATCCTCCGCGCCTGGTTCTTCGTGGTGTTCCCCGCGCTCGTCTGCAACTACCTGGGCCAGGCCGCCCTGGTGCTCGAGGACCCGACCGCCACGAAGGACCCGTTCTTCCTGCTGTTCCCGAACTGGGCGCAGCTGCCCGTCGTGATCCTGGCCACCGCGGCGACCGTGATCGCCAGCCAGGCCGTCATCTCCGGCGCGTTCTCGCTCACCCGCCAGGCCGTGCAGCTCGGACTGCTGCCGCCGCTGACCATCCGCCAGACGTCGAAGCGCGAGGGCGGCCAGGTCTACCTGCCGGCCGTCAACCTGCTGCTCTTCATCGGCGTGATGGCGATCATGCTGGCGTTCCGCTCCTCGGCCGCCCTGGCCACCGCGTACGGCGTCTCGGTCACGGGTGCGCTGGTCGTCGACACCCTGCTGCTGCTCGTCGTCGTCAAGCCGCTCTGGCGCTGGGCGACCTGGAAGCTCGTCACCGTCGCCGTGGTGTTCGGCGGCCTCGAGCTGACGTTCCTCGCGGGCAACCTGTCGAAGGTCCTGCACGGTGGTTGGGTGCCGCTGCTCATCGCCCTGGCCGTGATCACCCTGATGACGACCTGGCACCGCGGTCGGCAGCTCGTGCAGATCGAGCGTCGGAAGCGCGAGGGCTCGCTCGCCGAGTTCATCGGAACCGTCAACGCCGACCACATCCCGCGCGTCCCGGGCATCGCGGTGTTCCCGCACCCGAACAAGGAGACGACGCCGCTGGCACTCCGGGCGAACGTCGAGCACAACGGCGTCGTGCACCAGCGCGTCATCATCGTGTCCGTCCTCACCGCCAACGTGCCGCACGTGGCGCTGGAAGAGGCCTTCCGCCGCGACGAGCTCGGTTACGACGACGACGGCATCGACCACATCACCATCACGTTCGGGTTCTCCGACGACCAGGACCTGCCCGCCGCGATGCGTGCCGCGTGCACCGCCGGCCTGATCGACCTGTCCCAGGAGGACATGTCGAAGGCGTCGTACTTCATCTCGCGCGGGGCACTCCGGACCGGGGCGGGCAAGGGCGGGATGGTGTCGTGGCGGCGGAAGCTCTTCGTCGCGATGGCGCACAACGCTGCCGACCCGGCCGCGCGGTTCGGGCTGCCGCTCCGCCGCACGGTGACGATGGGCAGCGACGTCGAGGTCTGA
- a CDS encoding histidine kinase, with translation MRPVSIPPWVRAAVAGVVFLALALLTMEGLHRAGWYPTSLDDYRVTAALVALCIGVGQRLPYPLLVVVAIVVGWPLWTFGVLTVRLIPLVIAVYLACAAGRRVLAVLAVVTLPTLSALFLPLAFAPVESWVLAVHRWPLALLLGKSLLAIADWSTIVLMGILLVASAVLGRATARRRRSELVLQRRNEELVRLRESDQARIASEERTAVAREVHDVVAHHMAAIVVRSQALVRVGVADQAEFAEYASWVAGTGQQALSEMRKVVRVLRAGGDGGTTDAPVSLRGALEAAVDRVRATGVRVDTDLRVPGSLGVMQDFAVLRVCQEALTNTLVHSDGSSVRISLAASEDRIRLEVLDDGGSGGSPRVPELAVGGAGIRGMRERAASIGGVLDAGPAAGGGWRVTLEAPREARVPTAGSVRPGAGPGGAGPGGAAGRAAAGAAGPVGVAGLAAAAPAASAPAGAAAPRVVAS, from the coding sequence ATGCGTCCAGTCTCGATCCCGCCGTGGGTGCGCGCTGCCGTGGCCGGGGTCGTGTTCCTCGCCCTCGCGCTCCTGACGATGGAAGGGCTGCACCGCGCCGGCTGGTACCCGACGAGCCTCGACGACTACCGGGTCACCGCGGCCCTGGTCGCGCTCTGCATCGGCGTCGGCCAGCGGCTGCCGTACCCGCTGCTCGTGGTGGTCGCGATCGTCGTCGGCTGGCCGCTGTGGACGTTCGGCGTGCTGACCGTGCGCCTCATCCCGCTCGTGATCGCCGTCTACCTGGCGTGTGCGGCCGGACGACGGGTGCTCGCCGTGCTGGCGGTCGTCACCCTGCCGACCCTGTCCGCGCTGTTCCTGCCCCTCGCGTTCGCGCCAGTGGAGTCCTGGGTGCTCGCCGTCCACCGGTGGCCGCTCGCACTGCTGCTCGGCAAGTCGCTCCTGGCCATCGCCGACTGGTCGACGATCGTCCTGATGGGGATCCTGCTCGTGGCGTCCGCCGTCCTCGGCCGCGCCACCGCCCGTCGCCGTCGGTCCGAGCTCGTGCTGCAGCGGCGCAACGAGGAACTCGTCCGCCTGCGCGAGTCCGACCAGGCCCGCATCGCTTCCGAGGAACGCACCGCCGTCGCCCGCGAGGTCCACGACGTCGTCGCCCACCACATGGCCGCCATCGTCGTCCGCTCCCAGGCGCTGGTCCGGGTCGGGGTCGCGGACCAGGCCGAGTTCGCCGAGTACGCCTCGTGGGTCGCGGGCACCGGGCAGCAGGCGCTGTCCGAGATGCGGAAGGTCGTCCGGGTCCTCCGTGCGGGCGGGGACGGCGGCACGACCGACGCCCCGGTGTCGCTCCGGGGCGCCCTCGAGGCCGCCGTCGACCGCGTCCGCGCCACCGGTGTGCGGGTCGACACCGACCTGCGCGTGCCCGGGAGCCTGGGCGTGATGCAGGACTTCGCCGTCCTCCGCGTCTGCCAGGAGGCGCTGACCAACACCCTCGTGCACTCCGACGGCTCCTCGGTGCGGATCAGTCTGGCCGCGTCCGAGGACCGCATCCGCCTCGAGGTCCTCGACGACGGCGGCTCCGGCGGCAGCCCCCGGGTGCCGGAACTCGCCGTCGGTGGCGCCGGGATCCGCGGGATGCGGGAGCGCGCCGCGTCGATCGGCGGGGTCCTGGACGCCGGGCCGGCCGCGGGTGGCGGATGGCGCGTCACGCTCGAGGCACCCCGGGAGGCGCGTGTGCCGACGGCGGGCAGCGTCCGGCCCGGTGCGGGGCCGGGTGGTGCGGGGCCGGGTGGCGCTGCCGGTCGGGCGGCTGCCGGTGCTGCGGGTCCCGTCGGCGTGGCTGGGCTGGCTGCCGCCGCTCCTGCCGCTTCGGCTCCGGCCGGCGCTGCCGCTCCCCGGGTGGTCGCGTCGTGA
- a CDS encoding response regulator transcription factor produces the protein MIRVVIVDDQAVVRTGLGMMVDAEPDLTVVGQAPNGAEAIAVCADLRPDVVLMDVRMPVLDGISATRSIVSDGTAGAVVILTTFDDEEYLLDAVQAGALGFLLKDAGPDLIAAGVRAAHTGDTLIAPSMTRALLENRLLGARSGGAGGGAAGSTAPAPPAEHAPALASLSAREREVLTALVRGASNAQIAKDLWISEATVKTHISSVLGKVGAASRVQAVVFAYESGFVRPDWSA, from the coding sequence GTGATCCGCGTGGTGATCGTCGACGACCAGGCCGTGGTGCGCACCGGCCTCGGCATGATGGTCGACGCCGAACCCGACCTGACCGTCGTCGGGCAGGCGCCGAACGGAGCCGAGGCGATCGCCGTCTGCGCCGACCTCCGCCCTGACGTGGTGCTCATGGACGTCCGGATGCCCGTGCTCGACGGCATCTCGGCCACCCGCTCGATCGTGTCCGACGGCACCGCGGGCGCAGTGGTCATCCTCACCACGTTCGACGACGAGGAGTACCTGCTCGACGCCGTCCAGGCCGGCGCACTCGGGTTCCTGCTCAAGGACGCGGGCCCGGACCTCATCGCCGCCGGGGTCCGTGCGGCACACACCGGCGACACCCTCATCGCACCGTCGATGACCCGGGCGCTGCTCGAGAACCGGCTGCTCGGTGCCCGGTCCGGTGGCGCGGGCGGTGGCGCTGCGGGGTCGACCGCGCCCGCTCCGCCTGCCGAGCACGCCCCCGCGCTGGCGTCGCTGAGCGCCCGCGAGCGGGAGGTCCTCACCGCCCTGGTCCGCGGCGCCAGCAATGCGCAGATCGCGAAGGACCTCTGGATCAGCGAGGCCACCGTGAAGACCCACATCAGCAGCGTGCTCGGCAAGGTCGGGGCCGCGAGCCGGGTGCAGGCCGTCGTCTTCGCGTACGAGAGCGGCTTCGTCCGGCCGGACTGGTCCGCGTAG